One window of the Nicotiana tabacum cultivar K326 chromosome 4, ASM71507v2, whole genome shotgun sequence genome contains the following:
- the LOC107811235 gene encoding uncharacterized protein LOC107811235 — protein MDWLYPKRRGPEWKQGWTNETLASVLVLPLPLLAIFAIVILLLSLSQYNNYKEQLEQSRINLQLFFYLVPVFLIFLMRSSLLNGGFNFWGPSQPRHNNSVYKRSRAEFPWGVAILVVVLIVLVSYQSSFQSKWFPFSGSD, from the coding sequence ATGGATTGGTTGTATCCCAAAAGAAGGGGTCCAGAATGGAAACAAGGTTGGACAAACGAGACACTAGCCTCAGTTTTAGTTCTACCGCTTCCATTGCTGGCCATATTTGCCATTGTTATTTTGTTGCTGTCATTGTCTCAATACAATAACTATAAAGAACAGTTGGAGCAATCTAGGATCAATTTGCAGCTATTTTTCTATCTAGTACCAGTCTTCTTGATCTTCCTCATGCGTTCAAGCTTGCTAAATGGGGGATTCAACTTCTGGGGTCCGTCGCAGCCTCGGCATAACAACTCCGTTTATAAAAGAAGCAGAGCAGAATTTCCATGGGGTGTCGCAATCTTGGTGGTGGTGCTTATAGTACTGGTTTCTTATCAGTCCTCATTTCAGTCCAAGTGGTTCCCTTTTAGTGGATCTGATTAG